Proteins from a genomic interval of Niabella soli DSM 19437:
- the rpoB gene encoding DNA-directed RNA polymerase subunit beta, whose protein sequence is MSSTKVNSRVNFGKIKHLAETPDLLEVQIQSFKEFFQLETTPDKRNIEGLFRVFKDNFPITDTRNIFVLEFLDYFIDPPRYSIDECMERGLTYAVPLKAKLKLSCNDEEHVDFQTIVQDVFLGNIPYMTPRGTFVINGAERVVVSQLHRSPGVFFGQSVHPNGTKIYSARVIPFKGSWMEFATDINNVMYAYIDRKKKFPVTTLLRSIGYETDKDILELFGMADEVPGDRKSLEKQLGKRLAARVLRTWVEDFVDEDTGEVVSIERNEIVMERDVVLDEEAIDIIADMDVKSVFVQREDVGGDYAIIYNTLNKDTSNSELEAVQFIYRQLRGADAPDNETARGIIDKLFFSDKRYDLGEVGRYKINRKLNIDAPVTQKTLTKEDIIEIIKYLVRLTNGKAEIDDIDHLSNRRVRTVGEQLYAQFGVGLARMARTIRERMNVRDNEVFTPVDLINARTLSSVINSFFGTSQLSQFLDQTNPLSEITHKRRISALGPGGLSRERAGFEVRDVHYSHYGRLCTIETPEGPNIGLISTLCVHAKINEMGFIETPYRKVIDGKVNMKELELLSAEEEDSAKIAQANTKLDADGNFVEERVEARETGDFPILDKHEVEYMDVAPNQIVGLSASLIPFLEHDDANRALMGSNMQRQAVPLLRPDEPIVGTGLEGKAARDSRIQIHAEGNGVVEFVDANEIHVRYDRNVNEKLVSFEEDLKVYKLTKFIKTNHETCINLNPSVKKGQKVKEGDFLTNGYATRNGELALGKNLKVAFMPWKGYNFEDAIVISERVVKEDMFTSIHISEYELEVRDTKLGEEELTSDIPNVSEEATKDLDENGIIRIGAQVKEGDILIGKITPKGESDPTPEEKLLRAIFGDKAGDAKDASLKAPNGVEGVVIGKKLFQRAKKDKNAKVREKAAIEKLDKAHEKNEQDLLTVLLEKLGTILENQVSTGVMNSFDEIIIGKGSKFNAKNLASLDYANINPLGWTNDDKINNQINTLLHNYNIKFNEELGRYKREKFNISIGDELPAGVLKLAKVYLAVKRKLKVGDKMAGRHGNKGIVAKIVRQEDMPFLEDGSPVDIVLNPLGVPSRMNLGQIYETVLGWAGKELGVKFATPIFDGAEPEEIEKYCADAEIPKFGHTYLYDGETGERFHQKATVGVIYMIKLHHMVDDKMHARSIGPYSLITQQPLGGKAQFGGQRFGEMEVWALEAYGASNILQELLTIKSDDIIGRAKTYESIVKGDNIPRAGVPESFNVLIHELRGLGLDLTFE, encoded by the coding sequence AATCCTTTAAGGAGTTTTTCCAATTAGAGACCACGCCAGACAAACGTAATATTGAGGGCCTTTTCCGGGTGTTTAAGGATAATTTTCCTATCACCGATACCCGCAATATTTTTGTGCTGGAATTTCTGGATTATTTTATTGATCCGCCCCGTTATTCCATCGATGAATGTATGGAAAGGGGTCTTACCTATGCCGTTCCTTTAAAGGCAAAACTGAAATTAAGCTGTAACGATGAAGAGCACGTAGATTTCCAGACCATTGTTCAGGACGTGTTCCTGGGCAATATTCCCTATATGACCCCCCGCGGTACTTTTGTGATCAATGGTGCGGAGCGCGTAGTGGTTTCCCAGTTGCATCGTTCTCCGGGTGTGTTCTTCGGTCAGTCTGTACACCCGAACGGTACCAAAATTTATTCTGCCCGTGTGATCCCCTTCAAAGGATCCTGGATGGAATTTGCTACGGACATCAACAACGTGATGTACGCTTATATCGATCGCAAGAAAAAATTCCCCGTAACAACCCTGTTGCGTTCTATCGGGTATGAAACCGATAAGGATATCCTGGAATTGTTCGGCATGGCCGATGAGGTTCCCGGCGATCGCAAATCGCTTGAAAAGCAACTGGGCAAACGCCTGGCTGCCCGCGTACTGCGCACCTGGGTAGAAGATTTTGTGGATGAGGATACCGGTGAGGTAGTATCCATCGAGCGGAATGAGATTGTGATGGAGCGGGATGTGGTGCTGGACGAGGAAGCCATCGACATCATTGCGGACATGGACGTGAAGAGCGTTTTTGTACAGCGCGAAGATGTGGGCGGAGATTATGCGATCATCTATAACACCTTAAATAAAGATACTTCAAACAGCGAGCTGGAAGCGGTTCAGTTCATCTACCGCCAGTTAAGAGGCGCCGATGCACCGGATAACGAAACAGCCCGTGGTATCATTGATAAATTATTCTTCAGCGACAAACGTTATGACCTGGGAGAAGTGGGTCGTTATAAGATCAACCGCAAGCTGAACATTGATGCACCGGTTACCCAGAAAACGCTGACCAAAGAAGATATTATTGAGATCATCAAATACCTGGTACGCTTAACCAACGGTAAGGCAGAGATCGATGATATCGATCACCTGAGCAACCGCCGGGTACGTACTGTGGGTGAGCAATTATATGCACAGTTTGGCGTTGGTTTAGCCCGTATGGCGCGCACCATCCGCGAGCGGATGAACGTAAGGGATAACGAGGTGTTCACGCCGGTTGACCTGATCAACGCGCGTACCCTGTCTTCCGTGATCAACTCGTTCTTCGGAACGTCCCAATTATCACAGTTCCTCGACCAGACTAACCCGCTTTCTGAGATCACGCACAAGCGTCGTATTTCAGCGCTCGGGCCAGGCGGTCTGAGTCGTGAGCGTGCCGGTTTCGAGGTGCGTGACGTGCACTACAGCCACTACGGACGCCTTTGTACTATTGAAACGCCGGAAGGTCCGAACATTGGTCTGATCTCCACACTTTGTGTGCATGCCAAGATCAATGAAATGGGCTTTATTGAAACGCCTTACCGCAAAGTAATTGACGGTAAAGTGAATATGAAAGAGCTGGAATTGCTAAGCGCAGAAGAGGAAGATTCAGCAAAAATTGCGCAGGCAAACACCAAGCTGGATGCTGATGGCAACTTTGTTGAAGAGCGTGTGGAAGCAAGAGAAACCGGTGATTTCCCGATCCTTGACAAGCACGAAGTAGAATATATGGACGTTGCCCCGAACCAGATCGTGGGATTGAGCGCCTCACTGATCCCGTTCCTGGAGCATGATGATGCCAACCGAGCGTTGATGGGATCGAATATGCAACGCCAGGCGGTTCCGCTGTTGCGTCCGGATGAGCCCATCGTAGGTACTGGTCTGGAAGGAAAAGCAGCCCGCGATTCAAGGATCCAGATCCACGCAGAAGGAAACGGTGTAGTTGAGTTTGTAGATGCTAACGAAATTCATGTGCGTTATGACCGTAACGTGAATGAGAAACTGGTGAGCTTTGAAGAGGACCTGAAGGTTTATAAATTAACCAAGTTCATCAAAACCAACCACGAAACCTGTATTAACCTGAATCCTTCCGTTAAAAAAGGACAAAAGGTAAAAGAAGGTGATTTCCTTACCAATGGTTATGCTACCCGCAACGGGGAGCTGGCACTGGGTAAGAACCTGAAAGTGGCCTTTATGCCCTGGAAAGGTTACAACTTCGAAGATGCGATCGTGATCAGCGAGCGCGTGGTAAAAGAAGATATGTTCACTTCTATCCATATTTCTGAATATGAACTGGAAGTACGCGATACTAAATTGGGAGAAGAAGAATTAACTTCTGATATTCCTAACGTTTCTGAAGAAGCTACCAAAGACCTGGATGAGAATGGTATTATCCGCATCGGGGCGCAGGTAAAAGAAGGCGATATCTTAATTGGTAAGATCACTCCGAAAGGGGAAAGTGATCCTACTCCTGAAGAGAAGCTGTTACGTGCCATCTTTGGCGATAAAGCCGGTGATGCGAAAGATGCTTCTTTAAAAGCGCCGAACGGAGTAGAAGGGGTGGTGATCGGTAAGAAACTGTTCCAGCGCGCGAAAAAAGACAAGAATGCAAAAGTTCGTGAAAAAGCTGCCATCGAAAAGCTGGATAAAGCACACGAGAAAAATGAGCAGGATCTGCTGACCGTATTGCTGGAAAAACTGGGCACCATCCTGGAAAACCAGGTATCTACCGGTGTAATGAACAGCTTTGATGAGATTATTATTGGTAAAGGTTCTAAGTTTAACGCTAAAAACCTGGCTTCACTGGATTATGCCAACATCAATCCTTTGGGCTGGACCAATGATGATAAGATCAACAACCAGATCAATACCCTGTTGCACAACTACAACATTAAGTTTAATGAAGAACTGGGGCGCTACAAAAGAGAGAAATTCAATATCTCCATCGGGGATGAATTACCTGCCGGTGTATTGAAACTGGCTAAAGTGTACCTGGCAGTAAAACGTAAACTGAAAGTGGGTGATAAAATGGCGGGTCGCCATGGTAACAAAGGTATTGTTGCCAAGATCGTTCGCCAGGAAGATATGCCGTTCTTAGAAGATGGGTCTCCTGTGGACATCGTATTGAACCCGCTGGGGGTACCTTCCCGTATGAACCTGGGACAGATCTACGAAACCGTATTAGGATGGGCCGGTAAAGAGTTGGGTGTGAAATTTGCCACCCCGATCTTTGACGGTGCAGAGCCGGAAGAAATTGAGAAATATTGTGCAGATGCGGAAATTCCTAAATTCGGTCACACGTACCTGTACGATGGTGAAACCGGCGAGCGCTTCCACCAGAAAGCAACCGTGGGCGTCATCTACATGATCAAACTGCACCACATGGTGGATGATAAGATGCACGCACGTTCTATCGGGCCATACAGCCTGATCACACAACAACCTTTGGGTGGTAAAGCCCAGTTTGGTGGTCAGCGTTTTGGTGAGATGGAGGTATGGGCACTGGAAGCATACGGCGCATCCAACATCCTGCAGGAATTATTAACCATCAAATCCGATGATATCATAGGCCGTGCAAAAACCTACGAAAGCATCGTGAAGGGGGATAATATTCCAAGAGCAGGGGTGCCGGAATCCTTCAATGTATTGATCCATGAATTGAGAGGCTTAGGTCTTGATCTGACATTTGAATAG